A single Colias croceus chromosome 10, ilColCroc2.1 DNA region contains:
- the LOC123695036 gene encoding uncharacterized protein LOC123695036 encodes MNKFKNNMTNNIAAKNDSNIVTSVGNSWIICRSKSYPGRVYYFNTVTGEAAWNLSDAEAERAKKTTLESSHKLKLTEFPEPEESPLDYVCNNNNQSMMQNIVPPKIYNQQIINNKFPRLPMPSTSYNQFTSFNTLNPVGYAYTPVVNVPANSFIIAPQPSIETNINPMQTNQAFNSSASLSKSYPNFHNKNFSRPSFNPKTFNKRNIFQNKNSLNTSNSSVDLRQKLLTMRKRNQSSTNTAPTYQLCSNKEVIEDNEVSFIDPVSSDAFPEVRNETDMQVIKNFFGINSDSEYWLIVADEDVLLNHTNFMIKIMQLDEKCRLVIPQVVILKIQGLTTSIHNKASLQAASFISEALESNIAIIDEENYEIDDYYESIFSCCVKLVSQNFDVVFISEKEMSPNDYGFVMFTMKDIKAFLMDRKINEDGKIIITIPNDSGHEIFSNSTDRNKSVEVVTEEENFKDSKIVKFLLPTEDKGVQTDNKSHKTDVAIQTDFNTSKNLFNDDKSTKGLTNKPERKHRLIRRNLGSNVTNNLPNSATNTKDKKVFVEQGTSTKEHDNVILFKISNKAMEDYLKMKSDEWVSRFVQIMEEALTQVLHQDTTFVLDMPPPWTIYEASECIKRKFSNECDVFDASSKLSNILFEMGGLRGKININIDPEMYMKMFSYGYYLIDALQSLIRNNEDLQIAGTSLIKLLSDIQNPHLDPSNSDSFTDLESSRHHDSIIHGNQAVRDEQGRANPPNTEFVSNYDTPSKSTGLKLTDTKILRKESGLIHLQAQEITKNISPEKQRIVQKSPKVNKEEKQITVESPQKGKYHLRNKKSKAVTNEVVADLNVCPKESFMTNLHLTNRSNHENDDTIDPIDTINPTNGHTFDDKQIGGVKVMRNFSVCPEFEKRFQHNSTTFSKMYDEQKLDYDESVASEPDDTHEADKVDSQSLSPDDECNYKLSESFRHFLDEVGTKVKESFLKVYSFCENSRNKLLSPVDTYQKVEIRTKAEKMASFVKKMCSSLNRILERETNDTQEGTREMLIKLGFDSKDIDEKELEYYRNFIDRCVVQGNILQQSLILLIEASQENV; translated from the exons atgaataagtttaaaaataatatgacaaatAATATAGCAGCAAAAAATGATAGTAATATTGTTACCTCAGTTGGAAATTCATGGATTATCTGTAGATCGAAATCTTATCCAGGacgtgtttattattttaacaccGTCACCGGTGAGGCAGCATGGAATTTGAGTGATGCAGAg GCTGAACGGGCTAAGAAAACTACATTAGAAAGTAGTCATAAGTTGAAGCTTACTGAATTTCCAGAACCTGAAGAATCACCTCTAGATTATGtttgcaataataataatcaatctATGATGCAAAATATAGTTCCACCAAAAATTTATAaccaacaaataataaataacaagttCCCAAGGCTTCCTATGCCGAGTACTAGTTATAATCAGTTTACATCATTTAACACATTAAATCCTGTGGGGTATGCTTACACTCCAGTTGTGAATGTCCCAGCCAATTCATTTATAATAGCACCACAACCCAGTATAGAAACTAATATTAATCCAATGCAAACAAATCAAGCATTTAATTCATCTGCCTCATTATCAAAATCTTATCCGAATttccataataaaaatttttcaaGACCATCATTCAAtcctaaaacatttaataagagaaacatttttcaaaataaaaattctctCAATACATCAAACAGTTCTGTTGATCTGCGTCAAAAATTATTGACTATGAGGAAGAGAAACCAAAGCTCCACCAATACAG CACCAACATATCAATTATGTAGTAATAAAGAGGTAATAGAAGATAATGAAGTAAGTTTCATAGATCCCGTTAGTTCTGATGCTTTTCCTGAA gtGAGAAATGAAACTGATATGcaagtaataaaaaacttttttggaaTTAACTCAGACTCAGAGTATTGGTTAATTGTTGCTGATGAAGATGTATTGCTCAATCACACTAActttatgattaaaattatgcAGTTAG atgaAAAATGTCGCCTAGTAATCCCGCAAGTTGTGATACTGAAAATACAAGGGTTGACTACTTCTATTCATAACAAGGCTTCACTTCAAGCTGCATCCTTTATATCTGAGGCGCTAGAATCAAACATTGCTATAATTG ATgaagaaaattatgaaatagaCGATTACTACGAAAGTATTTTTAGTTGTTGTGTGAAATTGGTTAGTCAAAACTTTGATGTG GTTTTCATTTCTGAAAAGGAAATGTCTCCCAATGATTATGGCTTTGTAATGTTTACCATGAAAGATATCAAAGCTTTCCTTATGGatagaaaaattaatgaagacggaaaaataataataacaataccaAATGACAGTGGGCAtgaaattttttcaaatagcaCTGATAGAAATAAATCAGTTGAAGTTGTAACTGAAGAAGAAAATTTTAAGGATtctaaaatagtaaaatttcTACTACCTACTGAAGATAAGGGTGTCCAAACCGAcaataaatcacataaaacAGATGTTGCCATTCAAACTGATTTCAATACTTctaagaatttatttaacgACGATAAAAGTACCAAAGGGCTAACAAATAAGCCGGAGAGAAAACATAGACTTATCAGAAGAAACCTAGGCTCTAATGTAACAAACAATTTGCCTAATTCAGCTACTAATACTAAGGACAAAAAAGTATTTGTTGAGCAAGGTACCAGCACTAAAGAACATGACAATgttattctatttaaaatatcaaataaggCAATGGAGGATTATCTTAAAATGAAGTCAGATGAATGGGTATCCCGGTTTGTTCAAATAATGGAAGAAGCGTTGACACAAGTTTTGCATCAAGATACTACTTTTGTTCTAGACATGCCACCTCCGTGGACGATATATGAAGCTTCGGAATGTATCAAACGAAAATTCTCCAATGAGTGTGATGTATTTGATGCGTCATCGAAACTTTCGAACATATTGTTTGAAATGGGTGGTTTGAGAG gtaaaattaatattaatatagatccTGAAATGTATATGAAAATGTTTAGCTATGGATATTATTTGATTGATGCTCTACAG AGTTTAATACGTAACAATGAAGATCTACAGATAGCAGGAACATCGTTAATAAAGCTGTTAAGTGATATACAAAATCCTCACTTGGATCCCAGCAACAGCGATTCATTTACAGATCTTGAGAGCTCTCGTCACCATGACTCTATTATACATGGTAACCAAG CCGTTCGTGACGAGCAAGGAAGAGCTAATCCTCCAAACACTGAATTTGTGTCGAATTACGATACACCTTCAAAATCCACGGGTCTGAAACTTACcgatacaaaaattttaagaaaagaaTCTGGCTTAATTCATTTACAAGCCCaggaaataacaaaaaacatttcACCAGAAAAACAGAGAATAGTGCAAAAATCACCAAAAGTTAACAAAGAAGAAAAGCAAATTACAGTTGAATCGCCGCAAAAAGGAAAATACCACttaagaaacaaaaaatccAAAGCG gtcACGAATGAAGTCGTAGCTGACCTTAATGTGTGCCCAAAAGAATCATTTATGacaaatttacatttaacaaATAGAAGCAATCATGAGAATGACGATACAATAGATCCGATAGATACGATAAATCCCACAAATGGACATACTTTTGATGACAAACAAATAGGAGGAGTAAAAGTCATGAGAAATTTCTCAGTATGTCCCGAATTTGAGAAAAGATTCCAACATAATTCAActacattttcaaaaatgtatgatgAGCAAAAATTGGATTATGATGAATCGGTTGCTTCTGAGCCTGATGATACTCACGAGGCTGACAAAGTTGATTCTCAGTCGTTATCTCCAGATGACGAATGTAACTATAAGCTATCTGAAAGCTTTAGACATTTTTTGGATGAAGTTGGAACCAAAGTGAAAGAAAGTTTTTTGAAAGTTTATTCATTCtg tgaaAATTCAAGAAATAAACTCTTATCACCTGTGGACACTTACCAAAAAGTTGAAATCCGAACTAAAGCTGAGAAGATGGCTTCGTTCGTGAAGAAAATGTGCTCATCACTTAACAG gatATTGGAGAGAGAAACAAATGATACCCAGGAAGGTACTCgtgaaatgttaataaaattgggATTTGATAGCAAAGACATAGATGAGAAAGAATTAGAGTATTATCG GAATTTCATCGATAGATGCGTAGTACAAGGAAATATTCTGCAGCAATCGTTGATCCTTTTAATCGAAGCATCACAGGAGAACGTatga